From the Psychrobacter sp. P11F6 genome, the window TCAGTGCTGTTTGACTGATCCGCGTAGCTTGGCGCTTCACGGTGGATAGACCATTTTTCATCAGCTTCTACAGGACCTTCTTCATCGATAGGACGACCAAGAACATCCATGATACGGCCAAGCGTACCAATACCAACAGGCACAGCAATAGGCGCACCAGTGTTAGTGACTGTTAAGTTACGCTTTAGGCCTTCAGTTGAACCCATTGCGATAGTACGAACGATGCCATCACCTAGTTGTTGCTGTACTTCTAGGGTGGTTTCGGTACCATCTACTTGCAAGGCATCATAAATCTGAGGAACTTCACTACGGTTGAACTCAACGTCAAGAACCGCGCCAATAATCTGTACAATACGACCGCTACTCATTGCGTTCTCCTTGAACTTCTGTATATAGTGGGTTTCATAAGGGGTTTCAATTATGAAACAGCAGCAGCACCGCCAACGATTTCCGAGATTTCTCGGGTAATCGCCGCTTGACGCAGCTTGTTATAAACCAACTGTAAATCGTTAATTAGGTCACCAGCATTATCTGTCGCCGCTTTCATCGCAACCATACGTGAGGACTGCTCAGAGGCAATGTTTTCCATTACCGCTTGATACACAATCGACTCAATATAGCGGCCAAGCAACTCATCAATCAATGTTTTGATATCAGGCTCGTAGATATAATCCCAGCTCAGTTCTGTTTGAATGCCGCTCTCTTCTTCACCAAACGCGCTGTCTGGTAAAGGCACCAACTGATTGACAGTCGGCTTTTGGGTCATCGCATTAACAAACTTATTATAAACCACATAGATGCGGTCTATTTTACCGTTAGTATAATCGTCAAGCATCGCTTGAACCGGTGCGTTTATCTGCTCAAACGTTGGCTTATC encodes:
- the atpG gene encoding F0F1 ATP synthase subunit gamma, coding for MASLKEIRAKVTSIKSTQKITRAMQMVAASKMRRAQERMEVGRPYADSMRRVISHLVHASSDYKHPYMVSRPVNKVGYIVITSDRGLAGGLNINLFKALSKSIQQYQDQSVQTEFAVIGAKGVSFFKNFGGKVTSAVTDYGDKPTFEQINAPVQAMLDDYTNGKIDRIYVVYNKFVNAMTQKPTVNQLVPLPDSAFGEEESGIQTELSWDYIYEPDIKTLIDELLGRYIESIVYQAVMENIASEQSSRMVAMKAATDNAGDLINDLQLVYNKLRQAAITREISEIVGGAAAVS